A window from Caulobacter sp. X encodes these proteins:
- a CDS encoding efflux transporter outer membrane subunit, translated as MRALILCSAALLCACSVTPRLEFPAAPVPAAYPIIEGGVATDMPAARSLAWKQVYGDPRLQALISQALDQSRDLRAALLNVEAARTERGVARGALGPSLDANLSRTQERSPSQGRSDAYAANLGLTAFELDLFGRLRAQSSAASERYLASETGARAARIAVISAVATAYLDERLAEEQLTLTEATLADWRSSLDIAQRLKSASQASGLDVAQAEGLVRQAEADREAGRRALARARNALELVVGATEPDSLPPPIRLADQPLPTQLEPGLPAELLVRRPDIAQAEHMLRAANADIGAARAALLPRISLTGALGGASADLGALFDRGSRAWSFAPQITQPIFRSGQLRGAVALTEVRKSLAVTTYEKQIQIAFREVADGLAAQATFANQVHVQEGVAEAAARRLRLSGLRYRAGLDGRLELLDAQRADYAARQALLSLRRDQLTAMVALYAALGGGSEPT; from the coding sequence ATGCGCGCTCTGATCCTTTGCAGCGCCGCGCTGCTTTGCGCCTGCTCCGTCACGCCTCGCCTGGAGTTCCCCGCGGCGCCAGTTCCCGCGGCCTATCCCATCATCGAGGGCGGCGTGGCGACGGACATGCCTGCGGCGAGATCGTTGGCCTGGAAGCAGGTCTATGGCGATCCGAGGCTTCAGGCCCTGATCAGTCAAGCCCTGGACCAGAGCCGGGACCTCCGCGCCGCTCTGCTGAACGTCGAGGCCGCCCGCACCGAACGCGGCGTCGCTCGCGGCGCCCTGGGCCCGAGCCTCGACGCCAATCTGTCCAGAACCCAAGAGCGCTCACCGTCTCAAGGCCGGTCGGACGCCTATGCGGCCAACCTTGGACTGACGGCCTTCGAGCTGGACCTGTTCGGACGCCTCCGGGCTCAATCCAGCGCCGCCTCCGAGCGCTATCTCGCCAGCGAGACGGGCGCGCGCGCCGCGCGGATCGCCGTCATCTCGGCCGTCGCGACGGCCTATCTCGACGAGCGGCTGGCCGAGGAGCAGTTGACGCTGACCGAAGCCACTCTGGCGGACTGGCGCTCATCGCTCGACATCGCCCAACGGCTCAAGTCGGCCTCGCAAGCCAGCGGCCTCGACGTCGCCCAGGCCGAGGGCCTCGTACGCCAAGCGGAAGCCGATCGCGAGGCCGGTCGCCGCGCGCTCGCCCGGGCCCGCAATGCTCTTGAGCTCGTGGTCGGCGCCACGGAGCCGGATTCGCTGCCGCCGCCCATTCGTCTGGCCGATCAGCCGCTCCCAACCCAACTGGAGCCGGGTCTTCCCGCCGAACTGCTGGTCCGTCGACCCGATATCGCCCAGGCCGAGCACATGCTTCGAGCCGCCAATGCCGATATCGGCGCCGCGCGCGCGGCCCTGCTGCCCCGGATCTCGCTGACAGGCGCGCTCGGGGGCGCCAGCGCGGATCTCGGCGCGCTGTTCGATCGCGGAAGCCGCGCCTGGTCGTTTGCCCCGCAGATCACCCAGCCGATCTTCCGGAGCGGACAGCTGCGGGGCGCCGTCGCCTTGACCGAGGTGCGCAAATCGCTCGCCGTGACGACCTACGAAAAGCAGATCCAAATCGCTTTCCGGGAGGTGGCCGACGGCCTCGCGGCCCAGGCCACCTTCGCCAACCAGGTCCATGTCCAGGAGGGCGTGGCCGAGGCCGCCGCCCGGCGTCTGCGCCTTTCGGGGCTGCGCTATCGCGCCGGGCTGGACGGCCGCCTTGAGCTGCTCGACGCCCAGCGCGCCGACTACGCGGCGCGTCAGGCGCTGCTGTCGCTGAGGCGCGACCAGCTCACGGCCATGGTCGCGCTCTACGCCGCGCTGGGCGGCGGTTCGGAGCCGACGTAG
- a CDS encoding RNA polymerase sigma factor, with product MNDDPHTQPTPSLVLAYIARREDMRRFFSVRTRAAPDVEDLMQDLFLKVQRVDGAAIENPSAYLYRLASNLLLDRLRARRRSEARDADWRSVSHTTVDGADIADAPDAEAAVDARLRLERLTQALAELPPRTRQVFWLHKIDGLTHAQTAEQLGISRSAVEKHMTRTLQHLLAKVGR from the coding sequence GTGAACGACGATCCACACACCCAACCAACGCCTTCGCTGGTCCTCGCCTACATCGCGCGGCGTGAGGACATGCGCCGCTTCTTTTCTGTCCGGACCCGCGCGGCCCCGGACGTTGAGGACCTGATGCAGGATCTCTTCCTGAAGGTTCAGCGGGTGGATGGCGCCGCCATCGAGAACCCGTCCGCCTATCTCTACCGACTGGCCTCGAACCTACTACTGGACCGGCTCCGCGCTCGGCGACGCTCCGAGGCCCGCGACGCTGATTGGCGGAGCGTAAGCCACACGACCGTGGACGGCGCCGACATCGCGGATGCGCCGGACGCCGAGGCCGCTGTGGACGCTCGCCTGCGGCTTGAGCGATTGACCCAGGCGCTCGCGGAGCTGCCCCCAAGAACGCGGCAAGTCTTCTGGCTGCATAAGATCGATGGCCTCACCCACGCTCAGACGGCCGAGCAACTCGGAATCTCACGCAGCGCGGTCGAGAAACACATGACGCGCACGCTCCAGCACCTGCTCGCGAAGGTCGGTCGATGA